A window of Metopolophium dirhodum isolate CAU chromosome 6, ASM1992520v1, whole genome shotgun sequence genomic DNA:
aataaaaaatagttacttAATCTGTGGACGTCCAAATGTCAAATGAAACACGGCAGTCACCGGTCACAAAACCTGTGCgcaaacataattaatatatcattatggGTCATTACCGAATAGCATTGTTATACGTTTTTATGCAGACATAATTTTTCCTTTCGTTTATTATGTGAACAATATCATACCTATCAATACACGACTCGACACGCTGATTTTTGAACGCATATGCAGGGAGTGACCGCGTACGATCCATGTAGGCATTTGTTGATGTCATGGCTGTAACATTTAAACTATTCCTGATTCCtgtaacatttaaactaaattacaTATCTGCAATACATACGTGATACACCGTTGAATATTGTGCGTGATCGACGCACTCGGACTGCCTACCTAGGTGACTCAGTTGAACGTACGTCGAATTCCACACGAGGTGACAAACGAAAAGGCACCGGACGGCGGACATCATGAGACGGGACACGGGACAGAGCACCGTCAACGAgaggttaaaaatattaacattctcGCAAAGCCGCCAAGCCCTATCATAATCATTATCACAAATCCTTATCATTATCACCTACTCGACGACATTATTCTATTACCACGAATTTTCAAACGGTTACCAGCAAAGATAATATaagattcttatattatctatggttacCAGTAATTCAACTCTTAGATAAGAGAATTTCGGCCATTTTGTCGGCGTCATAAATTTTTCGAGCTGTTTGAACTTTGTACTTGTACTTGTTTGTGCGTCACACTATACGTTACACTATAGAGTCTGTTCCACGGGTTTTCAGAACGTGCTCTCGGGTGgaattttttgaaacatatttttcatcGCGAGCAGTTGATCGTCACAGTCGACCTATCTGTATTGAGTTCGATTTATCGTTTACCTACGAAAGCACTCCACTGTACGTTCGGAGCGGACAGCCATGTCGTCGGATATGTACGAGTTACCTAGCCTGTTGAAGACGGCGTACCACGCTTGCAACAAGACCGAGCGTACCAGGTTTGACCTGATAGAAGCGCCGGACGTCGATTTGCGCAGATGTTGCGAGTCGCTGTTCGCAGTGTTGAAAGCCGACAGAGACCGAAACGAGAACGACGACAGGAGGACAATGTACGGCAGATCGACGTTGCCCGTCGGCGACCAGAGGTTCGAAAAGATATGCGAGACGGCGGCGTTTTACGGACACATCGACTGTCTGAGACTCGCCCGCGAGATCGGCGTCCCGTGGGACAGCCGTGACATATCCATCGGACATCCGGATACCATGACGTACGGTTCGGCGTGTGACATGGCTGCGAAATCGGGCAATCTGGAGTGTCTACGGTACGCCTGGGAGAACGGTTGTCCCTGGGATGCTCGGACTTGCAGTAACGCCGCGTCGGGAGGTCACATGGACTGTCTCGTGTTCGCACGGGACAACGGTTGCCCGTGGGACCACTACACGTGCGACAACGCGATGTCTAGCGGTCAAATGGACTGTCTAGAGTACGCATGGTTCAACGGCTGCCCATGGGCCGCGTTCTCAGACCCCGAGGACAACGGTGAGACAGAGTTACTTTATTACCCAACTAAAACGGGTGCCAATGGGACGCGTTGACGTGCAGCGTCGCCGCGATGAACTGTCCCAAACATGCACGGCACCAGGGGTGCCCATGGGACGAGGAGACGTGCATCAACGCAAAACTGCGCTGTCACGTGCAATGTTGGGTCTACGTTAAGAAAACGGTTGTCTCTGGAACGAGAGTGAATGCAACTTACTCTCTTCAAtgggttatttaaaaaaatgtagaatataattatttaattattaacattaatattgtagtAATGTGAAAATAgcaaatatatacgtatttatctCATTTTTACTCATATAAGATTTACTTTTTGTATATATTGCGCACACACTCTAAATTACTACTTCTCATATATATAaggatttaattataataatgaattaactgtcattatttatttttgtatttttttttaaacttattattgccttttatttttatatatttttattattagcgaATAAGCAATTTTTGTGTGtttgaatacatatttaaatattaatttttttgttaattggttcatttgtttttgtttttatttttacgtatttggtattaatatacgtaggtatttattagaatgaattaaaaattgtttatttttcactcaATTAGAGTAGGTACTCTCTCTATTTCCAACAATACATCGCAACAATAAACTCCATTTCTAATTGTTCACAGCATGTACAAGGGATTGATAGAGccatattttcataattgaCACCAGTTTAAATTCAATGTTCCCTATTTGTTGTatcagtaatttaaaattgattaatttcaattgccaaacaatttttaaaagtatttagtgAATATTAGTAgttgaataaaactattaactgaGTAAGTTAGTGGTAGCCGGTaggttgatataatataataaaatacctagttttataaaaatattaaaatgaaactaTTCTCTTACAGTCttgcttaataataattttatataatatattatccaaaCTGTGCTGTCCAATGTCCAAAATATGCATTACTCAATTGTTTCTGTTACCCATACTgccttaaaatgtattatttcttaGGTTATTGTTAccaataatacttaatagtaattTTAGAACTTAAATTATCTGTGttatgatgattttaatatgaTTGTTGAGGGAAGTACCTAGTTTGAGTTGcagtttctttttttcaatAGATTTTCATTATCACACAAATAAATGGAAAACCACAAgcttgaattaataaatatattataggtgacAACCCATGTCAATGAACCTTGATTCAAGTTATtagctataaataaaaaataactatattatatacatactaaggtacattatacattttttttaagaaacttacaattaaagtttattattgaaatccttttttttaaataaaaaaataaattatattagagtGGTAATTACTGCAACACCAGGAAAATATAATGTTagcttttcattttttaaagaattctagattttaattttagatactTAGATGTTAaagtttttttgataatttgaacataaaatatctaatagtGCACAGATATTAGAAATACTAATATGTTAGGGAccatatgattttataattgaaaaaaaaagcggGAGAGTAAGTAACTGCTCTGATGTATACACTGTACAGTAGGCTTTGAGTGTCCCTACCTCATCATTGAGCACCTAAGTCACTGCAATATGTAATGTGTTAGATTTGAAAAATGGTATTTAATTGCATAGGAAAAACGATTCTTTGCAAAGACAATCTGTCAGCTCATATTACTAAGTAagttgttttaaattcaaagtCCTTTCTTTTTTATCACGGTATAACTGTATTCACCGAACACTATGTACCGCAATCTATGCTGCTAATGAGCCCCTTACAAGAATGATGCGCGGATTGCTAATATAGAACTGTCTTTCTCTTCTTCATAACTGAATgcaatttagttattaaaaataggatttttaattaatttttcttatttcaatcttatatattattcttaatattgtacagtttatttttatatgcttaaaataataatttaagtaccatttcactttttgttttattgtaaatctgATTTCAGTTTGACTTATGGAATTATTTCTgcctagaaaaaaaatattttttggtttacgtcacataaaatgtaataaaatttgttataattataattattaataatattatttataacattcaaaTGTATATCTTGTCTTATAACATTTAAGATCAATAACtcctaaatacaaaataatatgtaggtatgtaaatatttgttattattgcatgtcttaaatatttaatacattttaggtaCTTGCAGCTTtaccttaaaaaaatttttaggtAGTACTTTTgaggtaatatttattaatacaacttattatgatatttaacaaCAAGGTGCTTTGATCttgaactttataatatttatattataatattgatacaactactatattttatttttataatagttacaataatattatattaataaaattaaaataacttttccCATGTGAAactgttaggtacctacatggctacatttgAGATATGACTTTATTCCGGCTATAATGGATTTACTCCTCTAAGCCTCCCTAAATTTGTCACTGTATTCGGCTATAACGACGAGCCACTTGTCACTTGAACGTGAACGCATGAACGACGTTCTTTCCCacagattaaataataatattatatatatatccagtggcgtacgcaggggTAGGGTTctgacacccccccccccctgaaatttcttttttctataataaaatcttatttgCCACAATTTTGATACACACAAATCAATTTAGACTAAATTTGAGACTATAACtacacaattaattatataaaaactgttaaataaaaaataatgcaaattatTTACTCAGATAAAACCGTAACCGAACTCATATCCTGCGTACGCTACTGTTTATTATATCTGTGTTCTTTCCAAACACTCGTGGACCTatctacatataggtaggtggtaCATAATATGCCCATGTAATAATGACGATATCCTTTATTAGTaataaacactaataataattgcataatattgtttatattatgtttacaactatataatatagtaatattttatatttacagaattgataaaaaaaaaaaaaaaacaatgtgatGTGCGCACTTTGTTGCTTCGAACGGGTCGGCAACAAAATTGACTAGACTATTGAAATAACGGTGccgttatattgtattattgttctgTATAGACAAATGTGagaaaaaaaagcttaaaaacgagatcaacgactaactataataataataataataataataataataataatagtaataggtaagtaataatcgtaataacacataataataatagaaataacacaataattgcTATAATCTTAATTCCGAGACATAAAATGGAAAGATTATCATACGTAATTAAGTAAAAgaaaataggtatatacctattattaatatacctaacataaatatatcattcgtagtaaatattgtatatatattatacacctatagtcagggctgggcattaacgagttaaaagttaaaatcaaGTCACAACGATAAGGCCCCTGCAAactcaattaatttttcatcgAAACGACCTTAGCTATTGACGAAAATTAAAGTACTTCTAttggttcgatttaaaaaaatttaaagacgATTTAATTGGTCAACGAGtctactttgcatcggtcggagcatattttttatattttagatatttttgaatatattcaatactaaaaatttataaatttataaaatgtaaaacatttattcTCGTCAAGAGtttgctaaaattgaaaaagtgctcCGACCGAGATGCAAAGTAAACTTTTTGTACCAAcacaaacatctttacattttttaaattgaattttcgaAATatctatgtcgcgcgtgtgttagacaaaagcAGAAAATCACGGAATCGAATCTCcgtaagttaattttaattaagttaattaactcgttaatttttttttaaattaacttttaacttaataagttatttttttaagataaacgTGTTAaccttaagttaattttaatcaaaattatctaagttaagttaatattttcatatgaagaataatgcaaatttttgaatgaggtttttactttgatgtgtCATTTTAAATTTGGCCAGTAATTGACCGTAAAGAAAAACTGTCTAATGAACCATACTATAcgtctggaattttttatatttgcaaattagaaaattttaactttaaaccaagttaagttactttttttttcaaagtaaactattatttattaacgagttaacgaaaaaaaatatgagtaaatttaaatttaactcaactttgttaaaaaaaattgttaacttgCCCGGCTTTgcctatagtatataattatatagctgTATATGTGACAAGAGTGCGTGAATGTGTTATTGACTTAAATGTTATCTTACAATAtacgatattttatatacctataa
This region includes:
- the LOC132946540 gene encoding uncharacterized protein LOC132946540 yields the protein MSSDMYELPSLLKTAYHACNKTERTRFDLIEAPDVDLRRCCESLFAVLKADRDRNENDDRRTMYGRSTLPVGDQRFEKICETAAFYGHIDCLRLAREIGVPWDSRDISIGHPDTMTYGSACDMAAKSGNLECLRYAWENGCPWDARTCSNAASGGHMDCLVFARDNGCPWDHYTCDNAMSSGQMDCLEYAWFNGCPWAAFSDPEDNGETELLYYPTKTGANGTR